In one window of Candidatus Palauibacter australiensis DNA:
- a CDS encoding DUF433 domain-containing protein, with protein sequence MSSWKECDAVERDPRKVSGAWVFAGTRVPVSALFENLRAGASIEQFLDWFQGVERWHVESVLDHEVKALAGAGGQ encoded by the coding sequence ATGTCGAGCTGGAAAGAATGTGACGCGGTTGAGCGTGATCCGCGGAAGGTCAGCGGCGCCTGGGTCTTCGCGGGGACCCGAGTCCCGGTCAGTGCCCTGTTCGAGAACCTGCGGGCGGGGGCTTCGATTGAGCAGTTTCTTGACTGGTTCCAGGGCGTGGAGCGCTGGCATGTCGAGTCCGTCCTCGACCACGAAGTGAAAGCGCTGGCGGGCGCCGGTGGTCAGTGA
- a CDS encoding type II toxin-antitoxin system HicB family antitoxin, giving the protein MKYRVALQESEEGFSVWVPGLPGCASQGTTEEEALANIAEAVREYLDVAVENAAGMVIREIEVAV; this is encoded by the coding sequence ATGAAATACCGGGTAGCGCTTCAAGAGTCCGAAGAGGGATTCTCCGTCTGGGTTCCTGGCCTACCGGGTTGTGCGTCCCAGGGGACGACCGAGGAGGAAGCCTTGGCGAACATCGCGGAGGCAGTCCGCGAGTACCTGGACGTGGCGGTCGAGAACGCCGCTGGCATGGTGATCCGCGAGATCGAGGTCGCCGTATAG